The Acidobacteriota bacterium genome includes the window GGAACAGTAAATCCAGTCATCCGCGCTAGATGGACCGCGCCGCGCCAGCGCGCAACGGGGACGGTGCGGTCAGTTCAGCGCAAGGCCAGCCAGACGAGACCGCCCGCCGCCGACAGCATCCCGAGCCAGGTGAGCACCATACCGCCTGCACGCAGCGGCAAGACGGTGCGGGACAAACCGATGGCGTGGGACACCCGGCCGAGCGTGAACACGGCGCCGACCGCATGGATGGCCCAGCCCGGCGCGCCCATCGACGCCAGTACGAAAAGAGCGAGCATCGTCACCGGAATGTATTCGGATGCGTTGCCATGCACCCGAGTGCGGATCTCGAGCTCGGAGTCCCCGCCCGTGCCAAGCGAGACGCGCGCACTCTGGCGGCGGCCGATCACCCGGAAAGACAGGTACCAGAGCAGGACAATGTTGGCGGCGATGTAGATCGCAGAAATCGCAACTGGGGTCATTTCAGGTTTCCTCCCATGAAAAGACCGCCGGAGTTTTCCGGCGGTCCTGAATTACTCACTTGCCCGTCAGGGCTGGCACTACATGTCCCGGCGCGCGTCCGGGAGGCGGTCGTTGATGTCGTCGCGGATGTCCATCAGCGTGACGATCAGGCCGCAGATGATGCTGGCGGCAACCCAGCCGCCGAAGCTGAACACGGCGAAATCGGCGACCTGGGCAATCGGGCCAGACAGGCCCAGCAGCTCGCCGGTGAATTCACCCTTCTGGTAAATGCCGAGTGCGATGCCGGCCACGATGATGGCGATATAGGCCACATACACCATGATCCGGAAACTGTTGATGATAATGAACTTCATGAGGATCCCCTTCCTGGTTCCGTCCTGTTCTAGGCCGTGCGCCGGTGAGCGTCACGATAGTCGTGTCTGACTGCAAGCTCCGGGCTAGGCCCCGCCTGCTTGGCATTATTCTCCCGAAGTCGCGGCGGCGCCGCAGGCTTCAAGGTCGTTGGTAACTGCTGAGAACGCAAGCAGATCCTCCACGGGAAGGCTGCTCATGTATTCCACCATGTCCCGCTTCTCGTGCCCTGCGGCCTTTGCGACCTTTTTGAACAGTTCGGGCGACAGGTTTTTCTCAAGAGCCGTCGCCACGCAATTGCAGGTTGCTTCGGCTTCGCCTTTCTCGATGCAGGTTGAAACGAGCGCCTGCTTGTCGGTTGGCCGGCCAAGGCCGCCGCACCCGGCCAGAGCCGTGCAGACCAGTGCAGCTATCGCAAGATTCCGCATGCGAACCCCTCTTTGAAACTCCCGGAGGCGAGTGCTGGCATGATTTCAGACGGCTGAAAAGCGCTATTCCCGGCGCAGGAGAACGTCCAGCTGGGGCCCCTTGCCCAGCTTGCGGGCGAAGGCCTCTTTCAAGGCGAGGCGGTCATAGTCCTCCGCCACCCAGTCAAGGAACGGCTTCCAGTGCGCCGGATCGCGGCCTGCATTGAAAGTCTCGTACTCGTCCAGAAACGCATCCAGCACGCCGGTCTTGCCGTGTTTGATGTGCAGGTACTTGCCGGAAAGCTGGGCGCGGGCCTCCTGGAACGGCACCCGTTCGCGCAGGAGCTTGTAGAGAACTGCCATGATGCCGGCCCGGTCTGCGCCGGACTTGCAGTGCATCAGCGCCGGATACTCGATCCGCTCGAACAGGTCGCGGGCGGCGAAAACGGCCTCCCGGGTCGGCGGATCGCGCGAAAACACCTGGAAATCAATGACTTCCATGCCCGCCTTCTCGGCCGCTTCCTTCTCCAGCAGGTAATAGCCCTGCGTCGTCGGCCCCCGCAGGTTCAGGATCGTGCGGATGCCGCGTTCTTTTGCGTGCTCTGCGATCTGGCGGGGCGATGGCTGGTTGGAACGCCACATTTCCGGGGAGATCTGGTGCAGGTTGCGGAAACGCGCCCGCAGGAAGCCATGGTCGCCCCAGACCAGCTCCCGCCGCGCCCGCGCCCGCCCTGCGGGGGTCGCCAGATCGGCTGCCACATGCTTGCGGCGCTGTTTCTTGGACCGGATCTTGACCATGCCCCGCACCTAAGCGGCCCCGCCCGGTTGGGCAAGCGGCGCCGTGCGCCCGATCTGCAGCAAGAAATTTTCACCCAGCTGCATCCAGCAATGCCCCT containing:
- a CDS encoding MAPEG family protein, yielding MTPVAISAIYIAANIVLLWYLSFRVIGRRQSARVSLGTGGDSELEIRTRVHGNASEYIPVTMLALFVLASMGAPGWAIHAVGAVFTLGRVSHAIGLSRTVLPLRAGGMVLTWLGMLSAAGGLVWLALR
- a CDS encoding tyrosine-protein phosphatase; protein product: MVKIRSKKQRRKHVAADLATPAGRARARRELVWGDHGFLRARFRNLHQISPEMWRSNQPSPRQIAEHAKERGIRTILNLRGPTTQGYYLLEKEAAEKAGMEVIDFQVFSRDPPTREAVFAARDLFERIEYPALMHCKSGADRAGIMAVLYKLLRERVPFQEARAQLSGKYLHIKHGKTGVLDAFLDEYETFNAGRDPAHWKPFLDWVAEDYDRLALKEAFARKLGKGPQLDVLLRRE